Proteins encoded together in one Thermococcus gammatolerans EJ3 window:
- a CDS encoding carboxypeptidase-like regulatory domain-containing protein: protein MLASVIPGTFLKPVSAAGYITSVSAETNYGDGVLFAGFPYFVNVTINASSSTFANVTLYYEYQDGHNVTVYSRVVPITSPPGSINVLINSSDPTDVPPEYEKVPQDVSKVYLIVYEYDIANGNIPGTNRTFEFDVKFPFTVTYTIQSSPSANWQAYYWNGSAWADDQAFVGMPFDIKVTIKYNSTLIGSGVTLPDPSNLTVILANQTPVTWYHVGTGTESNGQIALQFENANLSTGEYNFSATGLVTNTPILNGVLERIVVEDNENNLVNSIHTFHIWPLVMEITNVETQPPTLYQNLPFNVTLTGQVFANISGTLHNFTIVGSSLEGREAKIVDSDGNSHTMTFGFATGLVPNGGIGTAHWTNVQFSGTYFNATWADNILYIPVEPFGAGYYYYPRYKTIDYQYNPIPLNYWNLNVITSVTINGQSSSVFYINVPGELNISVYYDDTNYYNLTTTANYEVLLNGNVIDSGTINVVNDTGWTVTTITPDELGMISVKVWDPVYHPDPAYSPQIEVRDWNVTSDYLVYYHYGGSIYPGKVFYVGVPSDLWVNATYTLGVNLTSSVNVTVYDEHNNIINSTIIPITNNYGAGFVLHNFVPPQIGYVTVKVYNGTYKVWTTYVIPIKDWGIYVDSTPENLTVGKSVPLTVEVRESLYFPGERDANVTLYLPDGTVKTETVTLEGSTYTGNGGYYGVVTFTNVTPTLPGLAKVVVEDLTSGKTAVKYIPVYPNGEVTGRWIDVKVTPEKTPVYAYVENSLRIDAQYYYNMGDGAYKDEVNSYVNITIIDADGSTYKLSNVPVVNGVVTIPSYQLPVNGTSPIYVELVDTINSSIRGVAEIPVQNWQVTFDITPDFVYQYVDSIAKITVHVPAGVAVDVNVSGTVYTGVTDGQVISIPIVDPTEAIDVNVVATYHNAVAGKDYEVGSASKTIELRGWHVELSYSPSVIYTHIPDTLVVNAVAVDNETGEILPFELDVALYNETLDVVATGTNTVSVSIQDDVGAGLTYFVTVSYGAHEMVTYEPILIDTHDWAIDVTKTITSSAYSGTDYLWAGVPAQITFSVVTYDLDTEEQINLPVSIPINVTYNGYTYTGTDSITINLASPEPASEAFHVEAAYEDISYVNDFVIPVKDWSIYVNAYPSKLYADLPQQLTLIIGYSAGIESVATVDVGGTTYTAHVEPVGEDSAIAVVNVGEVVASEGYVRVTVTDQYGKTATLKIPVVSWDIAVTSNVNFVYTNVSTDITVDVHYSDSMLDGNANVYLVLPDGTVLSQTAIILDGKGQVTFTGVTADRAGNITIYAEDAASGKKSDNITIEVHDWHMEVTLEPTEWYTYLPQDYTVGIKYIDDVTEGIADIDSTVEVSYNLTGVTGSELVDVTGGQGEVTFTGLATENAGVGTFTVTDAAHGKSRIVNVTIHGWNVLVTYPEELFVAPGYKNPVVVGFEYIADDNSTVPYTGNTTITIELPGNITLSANVNASPVDFGMIELNQTGVGTITVVANDYPAISFTGTIQVENLLEMNLTTKRIYENVPTEIVANITYNGGDYHELEVYIEGQNITLTTTDGQIWTAEVSLPAGNYTVVAYDTAHNITVTDTFHVVPWHLEIIPSTTSISAGDLEVVNFTVRAIDDETNATADIDALIHVQITFSNPALIPNGTFTVEDFNLVDGEYTFNESLFAPAPGNFTVKAMAVDYGKCAKTVIEVTEPTVSPTWVYVDIVKEGSLEAPNDTVVLYWSVDGRTYFPAYDYLKQAIVQVDTTVTTRVVFPLYPVNEFTLYVIAVPKFIADKYPILTSTPIDATVTHEYVWYNYSVTVVNETISASAVVYKRTITEGWTYQIPRAPGYISVIPPASVQGIAPYTGYEFVHTEELVNDTGSASYTFTFEPTEFIEFNKISTLSIQPAQYGSYFEFEAVLYEKYLNMSGQFDEQFEAFESNVESMVESLQFLSDDDKQELINEIINEALSYKDDIIGAYPEDEIPISGAEVQFHIDNPAIAYLEPVNATTDENGKVIVRLYSAAPKDATPEELVNYMGSVTIWATYDNMTTDSYTVSFGGIGSVSGDVVDPNNNLLPGAKVELWINDNGEWVIAKDYAGNNITTITDGHGHYSFNVPAAPQGTAYRVVAYYGDGTGYADVIVYPFKTSTADVVVTTYETTNVTGLGAFLSDAQIHDVKIVLGKNALTSVDYHAMDFLLEYIGVKPVYSDSDINVEGLSATDMIIAVGGPEVNDITAHYQELTPVRMVTNADGSISIVVDNETVANWSAPSPWWNVTEGYWVIQRVVDPDTGAVVYMIYGTDADSTWAAAYYFSKHFSELNNVNYVVGYWEDTDSMIYSPAFLKFASDDKNGFSPTDNIGVVVEG, encoded by the coding sequence ATGCTGGCATCAGTCATTCCAGGGACGTTCCTCAAACCAGTGAGCGCTGCTGGTTACATTACTAGTGTTAGTGCCGAGACTAACTACGGAGATGGAGTTCTGTTTGCAGGATTCCCGTACTTCGTTAACGTAACAATTAACGCGAGCTCCAGTACTTTCGCAAACGTTACCCTCTACTACGAGTACCAGGATGGACACAACGTTACAGTGTACTCGAGAGTTGTTCCGATAACATCTCCCCCAGGATCAATAAACGTCCTCATAAACTCGAGCGACCCGACTGATGTTCCTCCGGAGTATGAGAAGGTGCCGCAGGACGTCAGCAAGGTCTACCTCATCGTCTACGAGTACGACATAGCCAACGGCAACATCCCGGGAACCAACAGGACCTTTGAGTTCGACGTTAAGTTCCCGTTCACAGTTACCTATACGATTCAGAGCTCTCCCTCAGCTAACTGGCAGGCCTACTACTGGAACGGAAGTGCTTGGGCAGATGACCAGGCCTTTGTCGGAATGCCGTTTGACATCAAGGTTACCATCAAGTACAACAGCACACTCATCGGAAGTGGAGTTACCCTTCCCGATCCGAGCAACCTCACGGTTATACTGGCAAACCAGACCCCTGTGACTTGGTATCATGTAGGCACCGGCACTGAGAGCAATGGTCAGATTGCACTGCAGTTCGAGAATGCGAACCTCTCAACTGGAGAATATAACTTCTCCGCAACAGGCCTCGTTACAAACACCCCAATACTCAATGGTGTCCTTGAGAGGATTGTTGTTGAGGACAATGAGAACAACCTTGTTAACTCGATCCACACGTTCCACATCTGGCCACTTGTTATGGAGATAACCAACGTTGAAACCCAGCCGCCAACCCTCTATCAGAACCTCCCGTTCAACGTCACCCTCACTGGCCAAGTGTTTGCCAACATTAGTGGTACGCTCCACAACTTCACCATCGTGGGTTCGAGTTTAGAGGGCAGAGAAGCAAAGATTGTGGACTCAGATGGTAACAGCCACACCATGACGTTTGGATTTGCAACTGGCTTAGTTCCGAACGGTGGAATAGGAACTGCCCACTGGACAAACGTCCAGTTTAGTGGAACATACTTCAATGCTACATGGGCAGACAACATCCTATATATCCCAGTAGAGCCATTTGGTGCGGGTTACTATTATTATCCACGTTATAAGACAATAGACTATCAGTATAACCCGATACCCCTTAACTACTGGAACCTCAACGTTATCACCAGCGTGACCATCAACGGCCAGAGCTCGAGCGTCTTCTACATCAACGTCCCAGGTGAGCTCAACATAAGCGTCTACTACGATGACACCAACTACTACAACCTCACCACAACTGCTAACTATGAGGTACTTCTCAACGGCAACGTCATCGACAGCGGAACCATCAACGTTGTCAACGATACCGGCTGGACAGTCACCACGATCACCCCGGACGAGCTCGGCATGATCAGCGTTAAGGTCTGGGATCCGGTCTACCACCCAGATCCAGCTTACAGCCCGCAGATTGAGGTCAGGGACTGGAACGTTACCAGTGACTACCTCGTCTACTACCACTACGGTGGATCAATCTACCCAGGAAAGGTCTTCTACGTTGGAGTTCCTTCCGACCTGTGGGTCAACGCTACCTACACCCTCGGCGTAAACCTCACCTCCAGCGTCAACGTCACCGTCTACGATGAGCACAACAACATAATCAACAGCACTATCATCCCGATAACCAACAACTACGGTGCGGGATTCGTGCTTCACAACTTCGTCCCGCCGCAGATCGGCTACGTCACCGTCAAGGTCTACAACGGCACCTACAAGGTCTGGACTACCTACGTGATCCCCATCAAGGACTGGGGCATCTACGTTGACAGCACACCGGAGAACCTCACCGTCGGCAAGTCAGTTCCGCTTACGGTCGAAGTCAGGGAGAGCCTCTACTTCCCAGGTGAGAGGGACGCCAACGTAACCCTGTACCTACCCGACGGTACTGTCAAGACCGAAACCGTTACCCTTGAGGGAAGCACATACACTGGCAATGGAGGGTACTATGGAGTTGTCACGTTCACTAATGTTACTCCAACCCTTCCTGGTCTCGCTAAGGTTGTCGTTGAGGATCTAACCTCTGGCAAGACCGCCGTCAAGTACATCCCGGTTTACCCGAACGGCGAGGTAACCGGCAGGTGGATCGACGTCAAGGTTACCCCCGAGAAGACCCCGGTTTACGCTTACGTTGAGAACTCCCTCAGGATTGACGCCCAGTACTACTACAACATGGGCGATGGCGCTTACAAGGACGAGGTTAACAGCTACGTCAACATAACTATCATCGATGCCGACGGCAGCACTTACAAGCTCAGCAACGTTCCGGTCGTCAACGGCGTCGTTACCATACCCAGCTACCAGCTTCCGGTCAACGGAACCAGCCCAATCTACGTCGAGCTCGTTGATACGATCAACAGCAGCATCCGCGGTGTTGCTGAGATACCCGTCCAGAACTGGCAGGTCACCTTCGACATAACCCCGGACTTCGTCTACCAGTACGTTGACAGCATAGCAAAGATAACCGTCCACGTTCCGGCCGGCGTCGCCGTTGACGTCAACGTCAGCGGAACCGTTTACACCGGCGTCACCGACGGCCAGGTCATAAGCATACCGATAGTTGACCCGACCGAGGCCATAGACGTTAACGTCGTCGCGACATACCACAACGCCGTTGCCGGCAAGGACTACGAGGTCGGAAGCGCGAGCAAGACCATCGAACTCAGGGGCTGGCACGTTGAGCTCTCCTACAGCCCGAGCGTCATCTACACCCACATCCCGGACACCCTCGTCGTCAACGCGGTAGCCGTCGACAACGAAACGGGTGAGATACTGCCGTTTGAGCTCGATGTTGCCCTCTACAACGAGACACTCGACGTAGTTGCCACTGGCACTAACACCGTCAGTGTCTCAATTCAGGACGACGTTGGTGCTGGACTGACCTACTTCGTTACAGTTAGCTATGGCGCTCACGAGATGGTCACCTACGAGCCAATACTCATCGACACCCACGACTGGGCCATCGATGTCACCAAGACCATAACCTCAAGCGCCTACAGCGGAACTGACTACCTCTGGGCAGGAGTTCCGGCCCAGATAACCTTCAGCGTCGTTACCTACGACCTTGACACCGAGGAGCAGATCAACCTCCCGGTCAGCATACCGATCAACGTTACTTACAACGGCTACACCTACACCGGAACCGACTCTATAACGATCAACCTCGCCTCACCAGAGCCGGCCAGCGAGGCTTTCCACGTTGAGGCTGCCTACGAGGACATAAGCTACGTCAATGACTTCGTCATCCCGGTCAAGGACTGGAGCATCTACGTCAACGCCTACCCGAGCAAGCTCTACGCCGACCTGCCGCAGCAGCTGACCCTCATAATCGGCTACAGCGCTGGAATCGAGAGCGTCGCCACAGTTGACGTTGGTGGAACCACCTACACCGCCCACGTCGAGCCGGTTGGTGAGGACAGCGCCATAGCGGTCGTCAACGTTGGCGAGGTCGTCGCCTCCGAGGGCTACGTCCGCGTCACTGTCACCGACCAGTACGGCAAGACGGCCACCCTCAAGATACCGGTCGTCAGCTGGGACATCGCGGTCACCTCGAACGTCAACTTCGTCTACACAAACGTCTCAACTGACATCACCGTTGACGTCCACTACAGTGACAGCATGCTCGACGGAAACGCCAACGTTTACCTCGTCCTGCCGGATGGAACCGTGCTGAGCCAGACGGCTATCATCCTCGACGGCAAAGGTCAGGTTACCTTCACCGGCGTTACCGCTGACAGGGCTGGTAACATCACCATCTACGCCGAGGACGCTGCCTCCGGCAAGAAGAGCGACAACATTACGATCGAGGTCCACGACTGGCACATGGAGGTTACCCTTGAGCCAACCGAGTGGTACACCTACCTGCCGCAGGACTACACCGTTGGAATCAAGTACATTGACGATGTTACAGAGGGTATAGCGGACATTGACTCAACTGTGGAGGTTAGCTACAACCTCACAGGTGTCACCGGCAGCGAGCTCGTCGACGTCACCGGTGGTCAGGGAGAGGTCACCTTCACAGGCCTCGCTACTGAGAATGCTGGCGTCGGAACCTTTACTGTAACGGACGCTGCCCACGGCAAGAGCAGAATCGTCAATGTAACCATCCACGGATGGAACGTCCTCGTCACTTACCCGGAGGAGCTCTTCGTTGCTCCGGGCTACAAGAACCCGGTCGTCGTTGGCTTTGAATACATTGCCGATGACAACAGCACTGTTCCGTACACTGGCAACACTACCATAACGATTGAGCTCCCCGGCAACATAACCCTCAGCGCGAACGTCAACGCCAGCCCGGTTGACTTTGGAATGATCGAGCTCAACCAGACGGGCGTTGGAACCATAACCGTTGTTGCCAACGACTACCCGGCCATCAGTTTCACTGGCACCATCCAGGTTGAGAACCTCCTCGAAATGAACCTCACCACCAAGAGGATCTACGAGAACGTTCCGACTGAGATCGTCGCCAACATAACCTACAACGGCGGTGACTATCACGAGCTGGAGGTCTACATTGAGGGACAGAACATAACCCTGACCACTACAGACGGTCAGATATGGACTGCCGAGGTCAGCCTCCCAGCTGGCAACTACACGGTCGTTGCCTACGACACAGCTCACAACATTACAGTCACCGACACGTTCCACGTCGTCCCATGGCACCTTGAGATAATTCCAAGCACTACCAGCATCTCTGCGGGTGACCTTGAAGTGGTTAACTTCACAGTCAGGGCCATTGACGATGAGACCAACGCCACCGCTGACATTGACGCTCTAATACACGTGCAGATAACCTTCAGCAACCCAGCACTCATACCGAACGGTACCTTCACCGTTGAGGACTTCAACCTCGTGGACGGCGAGTACACCTTCAACGAGAGCCTATTCGCACCAGCTCCGGGCAACTTCACCGTCAAGGCCATGGCAGTTGACTACGGCAAGTGCGCCAAGACAGTTATCGAGGTCACCGAGCCAACCGTTTCGCCAACCTGGGTTTACGTAGACATAGTCAAGGAGGGCAGCCTTGAGGCTCCAAACGACACAGTTGTCCTCTACTGGTCTGTCGACGGCAGGACGTACTTCCCGGCCTACGACTACCTCAAGCAGGCCATAGTTCAGGTTGACACAACCGTGACTACGAGGGTTGTCTTCCCGCTCTACCCGGTCAATGAGTTCACCCTCTACGTGATAGCTGTTCCGAAGTTCATCGCCGACAAGTACCCGATCCTCACATCCACGCCAATCGATGCCACTGTCACCCACGAGTACGTCTGGTACAACTACTCTGTCACAGTCGTCAACGAGACCATAAGCGCCAGCGCAGTTGTCTACAAGAGGACCATAACCGAAGGCTGGACCTACCAGATCCCGAGGGCTCCCGGTTACATCTCAGTAATCCCACCCGCCTCAGTGCAGGGCATTGCTCCGTACACCGGCTATGAGTTTGTCCACACCGAGGAGCTCGTCAACGACACCGGTAGCGCGAGCTACACATTCACCTTCGAACCGACCGAGTTCATCGAGTTCAACAAGATAAGCACTCTCAGCATCCAGCCTGCTCAGTACGGCTCATACTTCGAGTTCGAGGCAGTGCTCTATGAGAAGTACCTCAACATGAGCGGCCAGTTCGATGAGCAGTTTGAAGCCTTCGAGAGCAACGTCGAGAGCATGGTTGAGAGCCTGCAGTTCCTCAGCGACGATGACAAGCAGGAGCTCATAAACGAGATAATCAACGAGGCCCTCAGCTACAAGGACGACATCATCGGTGCCTATCCGGAGGACGAGATTCCGATCAGCGGCGCTGAGGTACAGTTCCACATCGACAACCCAGCCATAGCGTACCTCGAGCCGGTCAACGCCACCACCGATGAGAACGGCAAGGTCATCGTTAGGCTCTACTCTGCCGCACCAAAGGACGCCACCCCAGAGGAGCTCGTCAACTACATGGGCAGCGTCACCATCTGGGCTACCTATGACAACATGACGACTGACAGCTACACGGTCTCCTTCGGTGGCATCGGTAGCGTATCCGGTGACGTTGTCGACCCGAACAACAACCTCCTGCCTGGAGCCAAGGTCGAGCTCTGGATCAATGACAACGGTGAGTGGGTTATCGCTAAGGACTACGCTGGCAATAACATCACCACCATCACCGACGGCCACGGCCACTACTCGTTCAACGTACCGGCTGCCCCGCAGGGAACCGCCTACAGGGTCGTTGCCTACTACGGAGATGGCACCGGCTACGCGGACGTGATCGTCTATCCGTTCAAGACCAGCACTGCCGACGTCGTTGTCACAACCTACGAGACCACCAACGTTACCGGACTCGGAGCCTTCCTCAGCGACGCCCAGATCCACGACGTCAAGATAGTCCTTGGCAAGAACGCCCTCACATCAGTCGACTACCACGCTATGGACTTCCTCCTCGAGTACATCGGTGTCAAGCCCGTCTACAGTGACAGCGACATCAACGTTGAGGGACTCTCCGCCACCGACATGATAATAGCCGTTGGTGGTCCTGAGGTCAACGACATTACCGCCCACTACCAGGAGCTTACTCCGGTCAGGATGGTCACCAACGCTGACGGTTCAATAAGCATCGTCGTCGACAACGAGACGGTCGCCAACTGGAGCGCCCCGAGCCCATGGTGGAACGTTACCGAGGGCTACTGGGTCATCCAGAGGGTCGTCGATCCGGACACCGGTGCAGTGGTCTACATGATCTACGGTACCGACGCTGACAGCACCTGGGCTGCGGCTTACTACTTCAGCAAGCACTTCAGCGAGCTCAACAACGTCAACTACGTCGTTGGCTACTGGGAGGACACCGACAGCATGATCTACAGCCCAGCGTTCCTTAAGTTCGCCAGCGACGACAAGAACGGATTCAGCCCGACCGATAACATCGGGGTAGTCGTTGAGGGCTGA
- a CDS encoding C2H2-type zinc finger protein gives MVELKAITFIDRDGELYYRCPRCGMVFRKSRDYIRHVNKAHGWLFRGGRPKGKRALKKLGKE, from the coding sequence ATGGTGGAGCTTAAGGCCATCACCTTCATCGATAGGGATGGCGAGCTCTACTATCGCTGCCCCCGCTGCGGTATGGTCTTCAGGAAGAGCAGGGACTACATAAGGCACGTTAACAAGGCACACGGCTGGCTCTTTAGGGGTGGCCGGCCAAAGGGCAAGAGGGCCCTCAAGAAGCTGGGAAAGGAGTGA
- a CDS encoding DMT family transporter, whose amino-acid sequence MKREEAILLGITAIWGSTFPVMKVSLNYSEPMTFLVYRFGIASLLMLLIFRRRTLRWSTFWRGFVLGVTLFLGHGFQIVGLKYTTPSNSAFITSLYVVFTPFVAYFILGERIRRRDVESLLLALLGLYLISGASLKFNYGDLLTVLCAVSFAFQIVLVERFGENDYLSLSFWQIFWNFILSTLYITITGELTLWRNSVPWLGALYTGAFATVLAFTLQIKYQKYIKAYRAALIYSTEPIFGHIASLLVFGKPLSPEGYLGALLILGAIWREIRNEQHQLPPEHF is encoded by the coding sequence ATGAAGAGGGAAGAAGCGATACTCTTGGGCATAACAGCGATCTGGGGTTCAACATTTCCGGTCATGAAGGTAAGCCTCAACTACTCCGAGCCGATGACGTTTTTAGTGTACAGGTTTGGTATTGCCTCTCTGCTAATGCTCCTCATTTTCAGGAGACGAACGTTGAGATGGAGCACTTTCTGGAGGGGTTTTGTCCTTGGCGTTACACTGTTTCTAGGGCATGGTTTCCAGATTGTGGGACTCAAATACACAACCCCCTCCAACTCAGCCTTTATAACATCCCTCTACGTAGTTTTTACACCATTCGTGGCATACTTCATCCTTGGGGAGAGGATAAGAAGGAGAGATGTGGAATCACTACTTCTCGCCCTGCTTGGTCTTTATCTGATCTCCGGGGCCTCCCTGAAGTTTAACTATGGAGATCTACTAACGGTGCTGTGTGCTGTGAGCTTCGCTTTCCAGATAGTACTCGTCGAGAGATTTGGAGAAAACGATTATCTTAGCCTCTCCTTCTGGCAGATATTCTGGAACTTCATCTTATCGACGCTTTACATAACCATCACTGGAGAGCTTACGCTCTGGAGAAATTCAGTTCCCTGGCTCGGAGCACTCTACACGGGCGCTTTCGCAACAGTTCTTGCCTTCACCCTTCAGATCAAGTATCAGAAGTACATCAAGGCCTACCGAGCGGCGCTTATCTACTCCACCGAGCCAATATTCGGGCACATTGCCTCTCTCCTGGTTTTCGGAAAGCCCCTCAGTCCCGAGGGATACCTTGGAGCTCTACTCATCCTCGGTGCCATCTGGAGAGAAATACGAAATGAACAACACCAATTGCCCCCGGAACACTTTTAA
- a CDS encoding OsmC family protein, producing the protein MPKYKDMPVKISGIRVSPTKMKVVGNGFEIVVDKLGGEAPSPLHYQLAALAGCLNIVGTLVAKDLKIDVEGMEVEIVGIFNPSKFMGVDNGRAGFKEIDVTIRVKTDADEETLKKWLSLVEERCPISDNLANPTPVRIEIERE; encoded by the coding sequence ATGCCGAAGTACAAGGACATGCCTGTGAAAATATCGGGAATCCGAGTTTCCCCAACCAAGATGAAGGTGGTGGGGAACGGCTTTGAAATAGTGGTGGATAAACTTGGTGGTGAAGCTCCAAGCCCGCTCCACTACCAGCTCGCAGCGCTGGCGGGATGTCTGAACATAGTCGGCACTCTAGTTGCCAAAGATCTAAAAATCGATGTTGAGGGCATGGAGGTTGAAATCGTCGGAATATTCAACCCCTCAAAGTTTATGGGGGTCGATAACGGCAGGGCCGGCTTTAAGGAGATAGATGTGACCATTAGGGTCAAAACGGACGCTGATGAGGAAACCCTGAAGAAATGGCTCAGCCTCGTGGAGGAACGCTGTCCAATAAGTGACAACTTGGCCAACCCGACACCCGTCAGAATAGAGATTGAGAGAGAGTGA
- the cca gene encoding CCA tRNA nucleotidyltransferase, translating to MEMEEVLSEVIQRIRPSDEERAFVKGLMEELRTIAEERIEELGLDARPYFVGSLAKDTYLAGDHDIDLFLAFPLETPLEELRKKGLELGKAIAEKLDSHEIAYAEHPYVRARYRGVRVDLVPCYDVGNWRDVRTAVDRSILHTRWVNENLRGRNDEVRLLKRFLKGINAYGSEIYVRGFSGYLAEILVIKYGSFLDVVEKADFLLRQKIIDPENWLRKEPEVALKTVKRETEEDRPLIVIDPVDPRRNVSANLSWEKYGRFYFKSIEFLENPSVGFFFPPEKPKGSYLDELRKRGTALVTLLINVPDMVDDVLLPQLERSARGFERTLEREGFGVLGWDVGRKGRAFIMLELDRERRERVKIKPGPEFFTERGRDFYRKNEKVWLIGKRLYSEKLVRESVVDVIIELLEKNQVSLGKGIRDAIRRADILLNYVPKELEEEAYLFLSREKWNIKG from the coding sequence ATGGAGATGGAAGAAGTCCTCAGCGAAGTCATTCAAAGGATAAGGCCAAGCGATGAAGAGAGAGCCTTCGTGAAAGGCCTGATGGAGGAGCTGAGAACAATAGCCGAGGAGAGAATAGAGGAGCTCGGCCTCGACGCTAGGCCCTACTTCGTCGGCTCACTCGCGAAGGATACTTATCTGGCTGGAGACCACGACATTGACCTATTCCTGGCCTTTCCCCTCGAAACTCCCCTTGAGGAGCTGAGGAAAAAAGGTCTGGAACTCGGAAAAGCCATAGCCGAAAAACTCGACTCCCACGAGATAGCCTACGCGGAACACCCCTACGTCCGGGCGAGATACAGGGGAGTGCGCGTTGACCTCGTGCCCTGCTACGACGTCGGAAACTGGAGGGATGTGAGAACTGCCGTTGACCGCTCGATACTCCACACGAGGTGGGTGAATGAGAACCTCAGGGGGCGGAACGACGAAGTTAGACTGCTCAAGCGCTTCCTGAAGGGCATCAACGCCTACGGGAGCGAGATTTACGTTAGGGGCTTTTCCGGCTATTTGGCCGAAATCCTCGTCATAAAGTACGGTTCTTTCCTCGATGTTGTCGAGAAGGCGGACTTCCTACTGAGGCAGAAGATAATAGACCCAGAGAACTGGCTGAGAAAAGAGCCTGAGGTTGCGCTCAAGACCGTGAAGAGGGAAACCGAGGAGGACAGACCTCTGATAGTGATAGACCCCGTCGACCCGAGGCGGAACGTTTCGGCCAACTTGAGCTGGGAGAAGTACGGGCGCTTCTACTTCAAGAGCATAGAGTTCCTTGAGAATCCCTCGGTCGGGTTCTTCTTCCCACCGGAGAAGCCTAAGGGGAGCTACCTCGACGAGCTGAGGAAGAGGGGAACAGCCCTTGTAACGCTCCTGATCAATGTCCCCGATATGGTGGACGATGTCCTTTTACCCCAGCTGGAGAGGAGCGCGAGGGGCTTTGAGAGGACCCTTGAGAGGGAAGGCTTCGGAGTCCTCGGCTGGGACGTCGGGAGAAAAGGCAGAGCCTTCATAATGCTCGAACTCGACAGGGAAAGGCGCGAGAGGGTGAAAATTAAACCCGGCCCGGAGTTTTTCACCGAGCGGGGGCGGGACTTCTACAGGAAAAATGAAAAGGTCTGGCTAATAGGGAAAAGGCTCTACTCGGAAAAGCTCGTCCGGGAGAGCGTCGTGGATGTTATCATCGAACTTCTCGAAAAGAACCAGGTATCGCTCGGAAAAGGAATAAGGGACGCAATCAGGAGGGCGGATATCCTGTTAAACTACGTTCCCAAGGAGCTGGAGGAGGAGGCGTATCTCTTCCTAAGCAGGGAAAAATGGAACATTAAAGGTTAA
- the thpR gene encoding RNA 2',3'-cyclic phosphodiesterase, with translation MRAFIAIDVSDEVRDNLLKAQERIGSKAAKIKFVERENFHVTLKFLGEIDEVTAEEVKKALAEIARKHKKHRVRVKGIGVFPNPNYVRVIWAGIENDEGIKAIANDVEREMRRLGFKKDKDFVAHITIGRVKFVRDKVELAMALKDLANEDFGEFEVEAIELKKSTLTPKGPIYETVAKFELAE, from the coding sequence ATGAGGGCGTTCATAGCGATTGATGTGAGCGACGAGGTTCGCGACAACCTCCTGAAGGCCCAAGAGAGGATAGGGAGCAAAGCTGCCAAGATAAAGTTCGTCGAGAGGGAGAACTTCCACGTCACGCTCAAGTTCCTCGGCGAGATTGACGAGGTAACGGCGGAAGAGGTTAAGAAGGCCCTAGCCGAGATAGCGAGAAAGCACAAAAAGCATCGCGTTCGCGTTAAGGGAATCGGCGTCTTCCCGAACCCGAACTACGTAAGGGTGATATGGGCCGGAATAGAGAACGACGAGGGAATAAAAGCGATAGCGAACGACGTCGAGCGCGAGATGCGTCGCTTAGGCTTCAAGAAGGACAAGGACTTCGTGGCCCACATAACAATCGGACGCGTCAAGTTCGTCCGCGATAAGGTTGAACTGGCGATGGCGCTCAAAGATCTTGCCAACGAGGACTTCGGCGAGTTCGAGGTCGAGGCCATAGAGCTGAAGAAGAGCACGCTGACGCCAAAGGGTCCGATTTACGAGACGGTAGCGAAGTTCGAGCTCGCGGAGTGA
- a CDS encoding phosphoribosyltransferase, which produces MDKVYLTWWQVDRAVFALAEEIRKHFMPDVIVGIARGGLIPAVRLSHVLGDVELKVIDVKFYKDIEERMEKPKITIPLHGSLEGKKVVIVDDVSDTGKTLEVVIEEVKKAGAKEVKVACLSMKPWTKVVPDFYVFRTDKWIVFPWEEFPVVVRE; this is translated from the coding sequence ATGGACAAGGTTTACCTGACCTGGTGGCAGGTTGATAGAGCAGTCTTCGCGCTCGCTGAGGAGATACGAAAGCACTTCATGCCCGACGTGATAGTTGGAATCGCGAGGGGAGGCTTAATCCCGGCCGTGAGACTGAGCCACGTTTTAGGAGACGTCGAGCTCAAGGTCATAGACGTCAAGTTCTACAAGGACATCGAAGAGAGAATGGAGAAGCCGAAGATAACGATTCCACTCCACGGCTCACTGGAAGGCAAGAAGGTCGTCATAGTTGACGATGTGAGCGACACGGGGAAGACCCTTGAAGTCGTCATCGAGGAGGTCAAGAAGGCCGGGGCGAAGGAGGTTAAGGTTGCCTGCCTCAGCATGAAGCCCTGGACGAAGGTCGTTCCCGACTTCTACGTTTTCCGCACAGACAAATGGATAGTCTTCCCCTGGGAGGAGTTCCCGGTTGTGGTGAGGGAGTAA